The Dama dama isolate Ldn47 chromosome 28, ASM3311817v1, whole genome shotgun sequence genome has a window encoding:
- the LOC133048319 gene encoding protein S100-A11 — protein MAKVSSPTETERCIESLIAVFQKHAGRDGNNSKLSKAEFLIFMNTELGAFTKNQKDPGVLDRMMKRLDLNSDGQLDFQEFLNLIGGLAIACHESFIKSASGPK, from the coding sequence ATGGCAAAAGTATCCAGCCCTACGGAGACTGAACGATGCATCGAGTCTCTGATTGCTGTTTTCCAAAAGCATGCTGGAAGGGATGGTAACAACAGCAAACTCTCCAAGGCCGAGTTCCTAATCTTCATGAATACAGAGCTGGGTGCCTTCACAAAGAACCAGAAGGACCCTGGTGTCCTTGACCGCATGATGAAGAGATTGGACCTCAACTCTGATGGGCAGCTAGATTTCCAAGAATTTCTTAATCTTATTGGTGGCCTGGCCATTGCTTGCCATGAATCCTTTATTAAGTCCGCCTCTGGCCCTAAGTAA